In the genome of Pseudoglutamicibacter cumminsii, one region contains:
- a CDS encoding type II toxin-antitoxin system PemK/MazF family toxin — protein sequence MGRRPSGSTSQRSPQQATQTSQYPGDYRGRLNAVYDPHPDGNPDPGEVVWAWVPYEEDHSKGKDRPVLLAGWDGPWLLGFMLTSKDHDDRHDHEEFVDIGSGAWDKERRPSEARVSRVIRIDPESVRRIGAILDKARFDLVISEYHRQL from the coding sequence ATGGGGCGGCGTCCGTCGGGATCTACCTCGCAACGTAGCCCGCAGCAAGCGACGCAAACATCGCAATATCCTGGTGACTACCGTGGTCGGCTCAACGCGGTCTACGATCCACATCCCGATGGGAACCCGGATCCGGGCGAGGTCGTGTGGGCTTGGGTTCCTTATGAAGAGGACCATTCGAAGGGCAAAGACCGGCCAGTTTTGCTTGCTGGCTGGGACGGGCCGTGGCTACTGGGGTTCATGTTGACATCCAAGGACCATGACGACCGCCACGATCACGAAGAATTCGTTGACATCGGATCAGGCGCATGGGACAAGGAACGCCGCCCGAGCGAAGCGCGCGTTTCGCGTGTGATCCGCATCGACCCGGAATCGGTGCGACGCATCGGGGCGATCCTCGATAAAGCTCGCTTCGACCTCGTGATCAGCGAATACCACCGGCAACTCTGA
- a CDS encoding helix-hairpin-helix domain-containing protein codes for MSPRHSCDPLVRDPLATEVLNQQDLNQQNTDEEYSWLDEPPRRPLLGRWGIGALALALCVLAAVLTFRFLGSSDGGLKPAEVVTSKPDRSAEPVTEKPPGQRSEPEASRGAGERIRVHVVGAVKNPGLYALEPGSIAADAVKKAGGLTRKADQAGINLAAPVNDGEQIHVPQQGEVSSNAGADQPGNADKPGSADRPGSSANSAAGSGESPVVRINSASADELQQLPGVGPALAQRILDFRSEHGPFRGPADLDAVSGIGPSILGKIEKKVSYD; via the coding sequence ATGAGCCCGCGACACAGTTGCGATCCACTAGTCCGCGATCCACTAGCCACAGAAGTTCTGAATCAGCAAGACCTGAATCAGCAAAACACTGATGAGGAGTATTCGTGGCTTGACGAACCGCCTCGCCGGCCCCTGCTGGGACGGTGGGGGATCGGTGCGCTTGCCCTCGCGCTCTGTGTACTAGCGGCTGTGCTTACTTTCCGTTTTCTTGGATCCAGCGATGGTGGGTTAAAACCAGCCGAGGTCGTCACTAGCAAGCCTGATCGTTCCGCTGAGCCGGTCACTGAGAAACCACCCGGGCAGCGTTCAGAACCGGAAGCGAGCAGGGGAGCAGGCGAGCGCATTCGTGTGCACGTCGTCGGTGCCGTGAAGAACCCCGGCCTATACGCGCTAGAGCCAGGATCAATCGCGGCTGACGCGGTCAAGAAGGCTGGGGGATTAACGCGTAAGGCGGACCAGGCAGGGATCAACTTAGCTGCGCCTGTCAACGACGGCGAGCAAATCCACGTTCCACAACAAGGCGAGGTAAGCAGCAACGCTGGGGCAGATCAACCAGGCAACGCTGATAAGCCAGGTAGCGCTGATAGGCCAGGGTCTTCAGCCAATTCTGCGGCCGGTTCAGGAGAATCACCTGTAGTCCGCATCAACTCCGCGAGCGCGGACGAACTTCAGCAACTTCCCGGGGTGGGGCCGGCACTCGCGCAACGGATTCTCGATTTCAGATCTGAACACGGGCCGTTCCGCGGACCGGCTGATCTCGACGCGGTCTCGGGAATCGGCCCTTCCATCCTCGGAAAGATCGAGAAGAAGGTCTCGTATGACTAG
- the lepA gene encoding translation elongation factor 4, producing MSPKAVTPQVPSKTPLDVIRNFCIIAHIDHGKSTLADRMLQATGVVEPREMRAQYLDNMDIERERGITIKSQAVRMPWEVDGQTFALNMIDTPGHVDFTYEVSRSLAACEGAILLVDAAQGIEAQTLANLYLAMEHELTIIPVLNKIDLPNAQPDFFAVELANLIGCEPDDVLRVSGKTGEGVEELLEKIVRDIPAPEGDLEAPARAMIFDSVYDVYRGVVTYVRVVDGRLKPREKVKMMSSGVSYELLEIGVSSPGPIPTDGLAAGEVGYLITGVKDVRQSKVGDTVTNFTNPASEHLAGYDEPQPMVFSGLFPIDGSDFPVLRDALDKLRLNDAALVYEPETSAALGFGFRVGFLGLLHLEIIRERLEREFNLDLISTAPNVEYDVVTEDGSHVHVTNPSEFPDGKLKSITEPMVSATVITPAEFIGAVMELCQSRRGHMMGMDYLSEERVEMRYRLPLAEIVFDFFDHLKSRTRGYASLNWQADGSQEADLVKVDILLQGERVDAFSAITHKDNAYSYGVMMTSRLRELIPRQQFEVPIQAAIGSRIIARENIRAIRKDVLAKCYGGDISRKRKLLEKQKEGKKRMKMVGRVEVPQEAFIAALSSDDNGGKKK from the coding sequence GTGTCCCCTAAGGCCGTTACGCCGCAGGTTCCTTCGAAGACCCCGCTGGACGTCATTCGAAACTTTTGCATCATCGCCCATATCGACCACGGTAAGTCGACTCTGGCTGACCGTATGCTGCAGGCGACCGGTGTTGTGGAGCCTCGCGAAATGCGCGCCCAGTACCTCGACAACATGGACATTGAGCGCGAGCGCGGCATCACGATTAAGTCCCAGGCAGTCCGCATGCCGTGGGAGGTCGACGGCCAAACGTTCGCATTGAACATGATCGACACGCCGGGCCACGTGGACTTCACGTACGAGGTTTCCCGTTCCTTGGCTGCTTGTGAGGGTGCGATTCTTCTGGTCGATGCGGCCCAGGGTATTGAGGCGCAGACTCTTGCGAACCTCTACCTTGCGATGGAGCACGAGCTCACGATCATCCCGGTCTTGAACAAGATTGACTTGCCGAACGCTCAGCCTGATTTCTTCGCTGTTGAGCTCGCTAATCTCATTGGTTGCGAGCCTGATGATGTTCTGCGTGTATCCGGCAAAACCGGTGAGGGCGTTGAGGAGCTGCTCGAGAAGATCGTCCGCGATATCCCGGCTCCAGAAGGCGATCTTGAAGCCCCGGCTCGCGCAATGATTTTTGACTCGGTGTACGACGTCTACCGCGGCGTGGTCACGTATGTCCGGGTGGTCGATGGCCGGCTTAAGCCGCGCGAGAAGGTCAAGATGATGTCTTCTGGCGTGAGCTATGAATTGCTTGAGATCGGTGTCTCTTCGCCGGGCCCGATCCCGACGGATGGCTTGGCAGCGGGCGAGGTGGGCTACCTCATCACGGGTGTTAAGGATGTCCGCCAGTCGAAGGTCGGTGACACGGTCACGAACTTCACGAATCCGGCGTCCGAGCACTTGGCCGGCTATGACGAGCCGCAACCTATGGTTTTCTCGGGTCTGTTCCCGATCGATGGCTCCGACTTCCCGGTGCTGCGTGACGCTCTCGACAAGTTGCGTCTCAACGATGCCGCGCTTGTTTATGAGCCGGAAACCTCCGCCGCGTTGGGCTTCGGCTTCCGCGTGGGCTTCCTTGGCCTGTTGCACCTTGAGATCATTCGGGAACGTCTTGAGCGCGAATTCAACCTGGACCTCATTTCCACGGCACCGAACGTTGAGTACGACGTCGTGACGGAGGACGGTTCGCACGTTCACGTGACGAACCCATCGGAGTTCCCGGACGGCAAGCTCAAATCGATCACTGAGCCGATGGTTTCGGCCACGGTCATCACGCCGGCCGAGTTCATCGGCGCTGTCATGGAGCTGTGCCAGAGCCGCCGCGGCCACATGATGGGCATGGACTACTTGTCTGAGGAACGCGTTGAGATGCGTTACCGCTTGCCGTTGGCTGAGATCGTGTTCGACTTCTTCGACCACTTGAAGTCGCGCACCCGCGGCTATGCGTCCCTGAACTGGCAGGCCGACGGCTCGCAGGAAGCCGATCTGGTCAAGGTCGATATTCTGCTTCAGGGAGAGCGTGTGGACGCGTTCTCTGCGATCACGCACAAGGACAACGCGTACTCTTACGGCGTCATGATGACCTCCCGTCTGCGCGAGCTGATCCCGCGTCAGCAGTTCGAGGTCCCGATCCAGGCCGCCATCGGTTCCCGCATCATCGCGCGTGAAAACATCCGTGCTATCCGTAAGGACGTTCTTGCCAAGTGTTACGGCGGTGACATTAGCCGTAAGCGCAAGCTGCTTGAGAAGCAGAAGGAAGGTAAGAAGCGCATGAAGATGGTGGGCCGTGTTGAGGTCCCACAGGAGGCCTTCATCGCGGCGCTGTCTTCGGACGACAACGGCGGTAAGAAGAAGTAA
- the hemW gene encoding radical SAM family heme chaperone HemW, translated as MAQLPEGDPAPADGALSPESVAHARERSLSLYVHIPFCAVRCGYCDFNTYTATELGHGASQDTYALAAARELDFSADVLRNAGAAARSLSTVFFGGGTPTLLPADDLVMILDRARSLYDIAPDAEVTTEANPDSVTPESLAQLKAGGFTRVSFGMQSAVPHVLATLDRTHSPERVPQAVEWARDAGLDVSVDLIYGTPGESIDDWRTSLDAGLSMEPDHISAYSLIVEPGTKLAAQMRRGEVPAVDEDDHAEKYELADAVLADAGFSWYEVSNWARSEQHQARHNVAYWRNQDWWGIGPGAHSHIGGIRWWNVKHPAAYQQRIDAGVSPALGREVPSADATHLENIMLSIRLASGLPVSLLSERERGRLPGFVARGLGNIVDASGNTQLEASEDSRFVLTLKGRLLADGLVLELIDS; from the coding sequence ATGGCTCAACTTCCGGAAGGGGATCCAGCCCCTGCCGATGGTGCGCTCAGCCCGGAGTCGGTTGCGCATGCGCGTGAGCGTTCGTTGAGCCTGTACGTTCATATCCCGTTTTGCGCGGTTCGTTGTGGCTATTGCGATTTCAACACGTATACCGCGACCGAACTGGGGCATGGCGCTAGCCAAGATACGTACGCGCTTGCGGCGGCTCGGGAGCTCGATTTCTCGGCCGATGTTCTTCGCAATGCCGGCGCCGCGGCTCGATCGTTGTCGACGGTGTTTTTCGGCGGCGGCACGCCAACGCTGTTGCCTGCCGATGACCTGGTGATGATCCTTGATCGTGCGCGTTCGCTGTACGATATTGCGCCCGATGCGGAAGTTACCACGGAGGCGAACCCAGATTCGGTCACGCCAGAGTCGCTCGCTCAGCTCAAAGCGGGAGGCTTCACGCGCGTTTCTTTCGGGATGCAGTCCGCTGTTCCCCATGTGCTGGCCACGCTGGATCGGACTCATAGCCCGGAGCGTGTACCGCAGGCGGTTGAGTGGGCTCGCGATGCTGGCTTGGATGTTTCGGTCGACCTGATTTATGGGACACCGGGGGAGTCCATCGATGATTGGCGGACTTCGCTCGACGCCGGCCTGTCGATGGAGCCGGACCATATTTCGGCGTATTCACTCATTGTTGAACCGGGCACCAAGTTGGCGGCTCAGATGCGCCGCGGCGAAGTCCCAGCGGTCGACGAGGATGATCACGCTGAGAAGTATGAGCTGGCTGATGCGGTGCTCGCGGATGCTGGTTTCAGCTGGTATGAGGTGTCCAATTGGGCTCGCTCTGAACAACATCAGGCCCGCCATAATGTTGCCTATTGGCGGAACCAGGATTGGTGGGGGATCGGTCCGGGGGCGCATTCGCACATCGGCGGCATCCGTTGGTGGAATGTGAAGCATCCTGCCGCGTATCAACAGCGTATTGATGCGGGTGTTTCTCCGGCCTTGGGGCGTGAAGTCCCGTCCGCTGATGCAACGCATCTTGAGAACATCATGCTCTCGATTCGCTTAGCTAGCGGGCTTCCGGTCTCGCTTTTGTCTGAGCGTGAGCGTGGGCGTCTGCCTGGATTTGTTGCACGCGGCCTGGGCAACATCGTCGACGCTTCTGGCAACACGCAACTGGAAGCTTCGGAAGATAGCCGTTTCGTTTTGACGTTGAAGGGGCGTTTGCTCGCTGACGGACTCGTCCTCGAGCTGATCGACAGTTAA
- the holA gene encoding DNA polymerase III subunit delta, giving the protein MTPPARSTRAARAKGGQRGPNFRTAEPAPLVFLDGADDYQAARAFEIIRNKAREANESIDVTRIDAESYEPSQLILASSPSLFGGAPLIEIHGLEKMNEALQKDLLSYLEAPQEDAIVVLQHSGGQRGKSLVNILKKRASVIDVSPLKKDQERQDFVLGEFKALRRKADPEAVRALVDSVGSDVAELGAAVSQLVSDIDGPITVDAVTTYFGGRLETTGFAVADAAVAGRGAEAVSLLRYALASGLDPVPLLAAIGGKVRQIAKVAGNSAPSGQLASELGMAPWMIKQAQASSRRFSPTNISKAVQLIATTDHMLKGASRNPEYALERCVIAISRMAAAGPRAS; this is encoded by the coding sequence ATGACACCACCTGCCCGCTCAACTCGAGCCGCAAGGGCTAAGGGTGGACAACGCGGCCCAAACTTCCGAACAGCTGAACCGGCTCCGCTCGTTTTCCTCGACGGTGCCGACGACTATCAAGCGGCGAGAGCTTTCGAGATCATCCGGAACAAGGCTCGGGAAGCTAACGAGTCCATCGACGTCACCCGCATCGATGCGGAATCGTATGAGCCGTCCCAGCTCATTTTGGCTTCGAGTCCATCGCTTTTCGGTGGAGCACCACTCATCGAAATTCATGGGCTCGAGAAAATGAATGAGGCCCTCCAAAAGGACCTGCTCAGCTATCTTGAAGCGCCCCAAGAGGACGCGATTGTGGTCCTCCAACACAGCGGTGGCCAGCGCGGTAAATCACTGGTCAACATCTTGAAGAAGCGAGCCAGCGTCATCGATGTTTCGCCTCTCAAAAAGGACCAGGAGCGTCAGGACTTTGTACTCGGCGAGTTCAAAGCACTGCGCCGAAAAGCAGACCCTGAAGCGGTCCGTGCCCTCGTTGATTCCGTGGGTAGCGATGTCGCAGAACTTGGAGCCGCCGTCTCCCAGCTGGTTTCGGATATCGATGGCCCGATCACGGTCGATGCGGTGACCACCTATTTCGGTGGCCGGCTTGAGACCACGGGCTTCGCTGTCGCTGACGCGGCAGTCGCAGGCAGGGGAGCGGAAGCGGTCAGCTTGCTGCGGTACGCGCTCGCGAGCGGGCTGGACCCGGTACCGTTGCTCGCCGCGATTGGCGGCAAGGTCCGCCAGATCGCGAAGGTAGCCGGCAACTCTGCGCCTTCGGGCCAGCTCGCTTCCGAATTAGGAATGGCGCCGTGGATGATCAAACAGGCGCAGGCGTCGTCACGCCGCTTCTCGCCAACAAATATCTCCAAAGCGGTGCAGCTCATCGCAACCACGGACCACATGCTCAAGGGCGCATCGCGCAACCCCGAATATGCGCTGGAACGGTGCGTGATCGCGATATCGCGCATGGCAGCCGCAGGGCCACGAGCTTCGTAA
- a CDS encoding ComEC/Rec2 family competence protein, translated as MLALVILSAGFSSCALDAQDRLKAQAYISDTPLQARIEVTDAPRDIGQSMLTHVAVTPLAPPGQPASALQERPHTQPSFDAVIFTSSTQLPEGAVVGTQWTAWVRVSAARERGAEPVSVAVLSQAVAESTTPTGFTSWVRGNLQRIGEEWGGDAGALIPGLIVGDRSSQPVELAASMVVSGLSHLTAVSGANVAAMVLVVSSLCRLLRIRGVLLYLVILTVIIVFAHIVGPDPSVLRACITGAVGAFAVTIGRPAASLALLALATTTLLLVDPWMLSAAAFQLSVLATFGILVGSRPIASLLQRIKFPRLFAEVTAVSAAATIACTPVLVVLDPEQSLWVIPINVLASPAAALIGLAAPIVMILGWIPWPWGWPLAASVGFPAQAITVLAQFSAENAPTHRWPDMPWGFLLAASLSWVLPATLLVLAQRMRPGQLRTFITEMRLRLEQRPRAKIHHQTSHHQTTHDRQTHRQRTHHLQTPQRKMAVITLSGLITVVLALLALSFTRSPASTTDEVKPGDILFCHVGQGDALALIGEQNSALLIDVGAEPELIDDCLTRAGVTKLCGVVITHLDLDHVGGIEGALSNRELDGEVIYGTSKRPPPVEGARRATQGDTMMCGAWDVEVIWAPHTAHTENGASVVTRARLWNGDAYDIELIDTGDLESEQTQLMLQTYTLGESNPSVRVLKVAHHGSATGGTQLIEEWSPDIALIGVGADNDYGHPRQEILEALYRAKASVHRTDLEGTLVVRPLSRSEGSVHGSAEGTNTGGGAQVLHERAAAGSISE; from the coding sequence GTGCTCGCATTAGTGATCCTGAGCGCGGGATTTTCCTCATGCGCACTCGATGCCCAGGATCGATTGAAAGCCCAGGCCTATATCTCTGACACGCCTTTACAAGCGCGTATCGAAGTCACTGACGCACCTCGAGACATCGGCCAGTCGATGCTGACGCACGTCGCAGTGACACCACTCGCCCCACCTGGACAGCCCGCTTCTGCACTGCAAGAACGACCCCACACGCAGCCGAGCTTCGACGCCGTGATCTTCACATCGTCAACCCAGTTACCGGAGGGGGCAGTCGTTGGTACGCAATGGACCGCGTGGGTACGTGTCAGTGCCGCGCGCGAGCGGGGCGCGGAACCGGTCAGCGTTGCCGTCCTATCGCAAGCTGTCGCAGAGTCAACCACACCAACCGGCTTCACGTCGTGGGTGCGAGGGAACCTGCAACGAATCGGCGAGGAATGGGGTGGCGATGCCGGAGCGCTTATACCTGGGCTGATTGTGGGTGATCGCTCGAGTCAGCCAGTCGAGCTGGCTGCGTCGATGGTGGTTTCGGGGCTCAGTCACCTCACCGCAGTTTCTGGAGCGAACGTCGCAGCCATGGTGCTCGTCGTTTCCTCGCTGTGTCGCTTGCTACGTATTCGCGGGGTGTTGCTCTACCTCGTGATTCTCACGGTCATCATTGTCTTTGCGCATATTGTTGGGCCTGATCCTTCTGTTCTCAGAGCATGCATCACGGGTGCAGTGGGTGCATTCGCGGTGACCATCGGCAGGCCCGCGGCTTCACTCGCATTGCTCGCCCTCGCGACAACAACCCTCTTGCTCGTCGACCCATGGATGCTCTCAGCGGCCGCGTTTCAGCTTTCAGTGCTAGCGACTTTCGGAATACTCGTTGGCTCGCGCCCCATTGCATCGCTTCTGCAACGCATCAAATTCCCGCGGCTCTTTGCAGAGGTCACGGCGGTGTCAGCAGCCGCGACGATCGCGTGCACACCCGTATTGGTTGTCCTGGATCCCGAGCAGTCATTGTGGGTCATACCCATCAACGTGCTGGCTAGCCCCGCCGCTGCACTCATAGGGCTTGCAGCCCCCATAGTCATGATCCTGGGCTGGATTCCCTGGCCCTGGGGTTGGCCGTTAGCGGCATCGGTTGGGTTCCCTGCTCAAGCTATCACTGTGCTCGCGCAGTTCTCTGCCGAGAACGCCCCAACGCACCGATGGCCTGACATGCCGTGGGGTTTCCTTCTAGCGGCCTCACTGAGTTGGGTTCTTCCAGCGACTCTCCTGGTGCTGGCCCAACGCATGCGGCCAGGTCAACTCCGCACATTCATTACCGAGATGCGTCTGCGACTTGAGCAACGGCCTAGGGCTAAGATTCACCATCAGACAAGTCACCATCAGACAACTCACGACCGGCAAACTCACCGCCAGAGGACGCACCACCTTCAAACTCCTCAGCGGAAGATGGCAGTCATTACGCTCTCGGGTCTCATCACCGTCGTCTTAGCGCTTCTAGCCCTCAGCTTCACTAGATCACCTGCTTCAACGACCGATGAGGTCAAGCCCGGGGACATTCTCTTTTGCCATGTTGGCCAAGGCGATGCACTCGCGCTCATAGGGGAGCAGAACAGCGCGTTGCTGATCGACGTGGGTGCAGAGCCTGAACTTATCGATGATTGCTTGACGCGTGCCGGAGTCACCAAGCTATGTGGCGTGGTCATTACTCATCTGGATCTCGATCACGTGGGAGGTATTGAAGGGGCCCTCAGTAATCGAGAGCTAGACGGAGAGGTGATCTACGGGACGTCGAAGCGGCCTCCGCCGGTAGAAGGTGCTCGGAGAGCTACGCAAGGGGACACCATGATGTGCGGGGCATGGGATGTCGAGGTCATATGGGCTCCGCACACCGCGCACACCGAAAACGGCGCTTCCGTTGTGACGAGGGCCCGGCTATGGAACGGTGATGCCTACGACATTGAGCTGATAGATACAGGCGACCTTGAATCGGAACAGACACAGTTGATGCTGCAGACGTACACGCTAGGCGAATCCAACCCAAGCGTACGTGTCCTTAAGGTCGCTCACCATGGCTCTGCGACTGGCGGAACACAGCTCATCGAAGAATGGAGCCCGGATATCGCGTTGATCGGCGTGGGCGCTGATAACGATTACGGTCACCCACGCCAAGAAATCCTCGAGGCGCTGTACCGCGCCAAAGCGAGCGTTCACAGAACAGACCTCGAAGGCACACTCGTGGTCAGGCCCCTGAGTCGATCTGAAGGTTCTGTTCATGGTTCTGCCGAAGGCACTAATACCGGGGGAGGCGCTCAGGTACTTCATGAGCGTGCGGCAGCGGGTAGCATTTCGGAGTAG
- a CDS encoding DegV family protein, giving the protein MSDRLSSLARRLPASLERQPGRGQPRLGHRIAALARAYSGRRPRTWIITDSAAGLSDEVVASYRGYLSVVPMHVTVGGQVYNDGDPDLQQALAMGFALGQSVSTSRPAPGKFREAYDHAVENGAERIIVITMAGKLSNTADSARLAAEQSAVDVEVIDSCSAGFGQALAVVSAADAAMTGRDPVEAAQHAMGSHIWLTVPSLDALRKGGRVTNTASVLGNLLSIRPILRFDASGSISVLERVRHTDRALQRIAELGIAHVSEAEPGDVQVAVQHFAAEEAAIEVADALEPHTSWPVTISPLPSVLAAHCGPGAIGLVVHRAMHSKTED; this is encoded by the coding sequence ATGTCTGACCGTTTATCGTCTCTCGCACGCCGGTTGCCCGCCTCATTGGAGCGGCAGCCGGGGCGTGGGCAACCACGCCTGGGCCACCGCATCGCCGCGTTGGCTCGTGCGTATTCGGGCCGCCGTCCGCGTACCTGGATCATCACTGACTCGGCGGCGGGCCTAAGTGATGAGGTGGTTGCTAGCTACCGTGGCTACCTCTCGGTTGTCCCGATGCACGTGACCGTTGGTGGCCAGGTCTATAACGACGGCGACCCAGATTTGCAGCAAGCCCTTGCTATGGGCTTCGCGTTGGGTCAATCGGTTTCGACGTCACGCCCGGCACCCGGAAAGTTTCGCGAAGCTTATGATCACGCGGTAGAGAACGGTGCTGAACGGATCATCGTGATCACGATGGCTGGGAAGCTGTCAAACACGGCAGACTCTGCTCGGCTTGCCGCTGAGCAGAGTGCCGTTGATGTCGAGGTGATCGATTCTTGCAGCGCGGGTTTCGGTCAGGCACTAGCCGTGGTTTCCGCGGCCGATGCCGCGATGACGGGGCGTGACCCTGTCGAGGCAGCACAGCATGCGATGGGTTCACACATCTGGCTCACCGTCCCTTCCTTGGACGCGTTGCGTAAGGGCGGCCGCGTCACGAACACCGCTTCGGTTCTGGGCAATCTATTGAGCATCCGGCCCATCTTGCGGTTCGATGCTTCCGGAAGCATCAGCGTGTTAGAGCGCGTGCGGCACACCGACCGCGCGTTGCAGCGAATTGCTGAGCTGGGCATTGCGCACGTGAGCGAGGCCGAACCGGGCGACGTTCAGGTCGCTGTTCAGCATTTCGCCGCCGAAGAAGCTGCGATCGAGGTTGCCGATGCGCTCGAGCCGCACACCTCGTGGCCCGTCACCATTTCACCGCTACCGTCGGTTCTTGCGGCTCATTGTGGGCCAGGCGCGATAGGCCTGGTCGTCCACAGAGCCATGCACAGCAAGACTGAAGACTGA
- the rpsT gene encoding 30S ribosomal protein S20 encodes MANIKSQKKRIITNEKARQRNQAVKSELRTFEKKVRAAVEAGDKEAAVPALQAASRKLDKAATKKVIHKNQAANRKSKLAHAVNGL; translated from the coding sequence GTGGCGAACATCAAGTCGCAGAAGAAGCGCATCATTACCAACGAGAAGGCGCGCCAGCGCAACCAGGCTGTAAAGTCCGAGCTGCGCACTTTCGAAAAGAAGGTCCGCGCCGCAGTTGAGGCCGGCGACAAGGAAGCAGCAGTTCCAGCTCTGCAGGCAGCAAGCCGCAAGCTCGACAAGGCAGCAACCAAGAAGGTTATTCACAAGAACCAGGCTGCTAACCGCAAGTCGAAGCTCGCTCACGCTGTCAACGGTCTCTAA